The Christensenella timonensis DNA segment TAACATTCAGGATAACATCCTTTCTTTTAGTCTTTATCACTATTGTATGAGAACCTGCCCGTTGCTACAAGCAATGTATATTAACATGTAAGCTTTTATAGTCGTAAAGTCCAGCAAATTGTTCTTGGTTCGATTCCCTCATTCGACCCAAATAAAAAACCCATACTAACGTATAGGTTTCATTTGGTAGCGGCGAGTGGATAGCTCATCTGCGCCCTGCGGGCTTTATTCGCATGAACCACCGGTGGTTCTCATCCTCCACAATCAAACAAAAAAGCCCGTATCTTCGATACGAACTTTCTTATTTGGTAGCGGCGAGTGGATTCGAACCACCGACCAATCGGGTATGAACCGAGTACTCTAGCCAACTGAGCTACGCCGCCATCTGATTAAATTGTCTTGCAATATAATATCATAAGAGAAATGCAAAAGCAACGTTTTTTCGCGCTGGAAATGAAAAAAGAACGGAGTCCCGTTCCTTTTTCATACTATGTAAGATATAACAAATAGTGTGGAGGCGTTTTAAAGCTCCAGCCGTGAAAGAGCGCGGCTTTTCTCCTCGATACTCCTGCTGGGGAGCAGTTGGTGGCTGGAATAGATTTTGTTGCCGAGAAGCTCGTTTAATTCCATCACGTCTTTTTCGCTTTCCAGAAACGTCCGCGAGAAATACAACCGAAGCCCGCGCGTCGTCAGTTTACATTCATCGATATGGACCATAGAGCCGAATACTTTGAGCTGGCGGCAGATGTAGCCGCGGTCGATGATCTTGTTGTTGCCCCTGCCGCTGAAAATGATCCCGTTGTGGATCCCGTTTTCCGCACAATACTGTAAAAGGATCTTTTGCAGGTTGCGGGAAATGATAATCGTCCACTGCTTGTCCCTGCGCCGTGCGATCGCATATCCTTCGTGCACAGCTTCCACCGTGATAAATTCCAAATCGCTGTAGTTGATGCCTGTGCAGGCAAACGTACGAATAATGTAGTAAAGCTTGCTGTCTTCACGTGCCGAAACTGCGAGTAATTTGCGGTATTCTTCCTTGGTGAGGATATCCGGAGGACAGTCGGGTTCTTCTTTTTTGATGTTGTCCACGCAAAAATCCTCCGCGCGGATAAAGCGGAAAAACCGGTTCGCCGTACCCAGCATATTGATCGCCGTCATGTTCTTGTAGGTCTTCACGACATAGTCTTTAAACGAAAGCATGTCCCCGGGACTTATTTTTTCTTTCTTCAAATCGTGCTCGAAAAAGTGCAGCATGTGCGATAAGTTGCGCGTATACAGCGTAAAAGTGGACGGCGAGATGTCTCTTTGATCAAACGTATCGAGATAAGCGTTTATATTTTCTTTTAAAGTATCAAGTGTAATCGTCATATGTTTTTGTCTCCATAATTATTATTAGTGTTGCTTCATGTGTATTCCAGTACTTCTACTTATTTTATTATATGGGCGGTACTGAAAATACCTGTGCGGGGAAATGTCACGCAGAAATGTTGACGCGCCTGTGAAAAACGCTTTTGCCTGCATAGGGATGTTGACAATAAAAGGAAAAGGTGTATGATATTTTCAATAAGAAATGGAAAGGGATGAGGCGCGTGCGCGACGCAGTGGTTGGGACAACGGTAGGTAAAGTGGAGGGCGACAGCGAAAACGGCGTATATGTGTGGAGAGGGATCCCTTATGCAGAGGCCCCGAAAGGAGATTTGCGCTTTATACGGACGCGGAAGATAAAACCGTGGGAGGGGGTAAGGGAAGCCAAAAACTTTGGTTTCTGTTGTCCGCAACCAAACCATAAGAATGCGGATATGGATGAGGATTGCCTGACGCTCAATATCTGGTCGCCGTGTGCAGATCGAAAAAGACGGCCTGTGCTCTTTTTTATCCATGGCGGTTCGTTTGCGGGCGGTACGGGCAGCGAGGATGCCTACAACGGGGCGTACCTTGCAGGATATGGCGATGTGGTGGTAGTCACATGTAATTACCGGATCGGGATACTTGGTTTTTTGGATTTTTCTTTTCTGGGCCAGGGCTGCGACGCAAACTGCGGCTTGTTTGATATCATAGAAGCGCTGCGGTGGGTACATGATAATATAGATGCGTTCGGCGGCGACCCGGATCATGTGACGGTATTCGGGCAGTCCGCAGGCGGGACGGCAACATCTGTGCTTGCCACACTTCCCGCAGCGCAAGGCCTGCTGCATCAATGTATTGTGATGAGCGGCGGGCCAACACTGCTGCAAGGAAAAGAGGAAGGGCAGCGGACTGCCCAATGTTTTTTGGAATTCATGCATAT contains these protein-coding regions:
- a CDS encoding tyrosine-type recombinase/integrase, which translates into the protein MTITLDTLKENINAYLDTFDQRDISPSTFTLYTRNLSHMLHFFEHDLKKEKISPGDMLSFKDYVVKTYKNMTAINMLGTANRFFRFIRAEDFCVDNIKKEEPDCPPDILTKEEYRKLLAVSAREDSKLYYIIRTFACTGINYSDLEFITVEAVHEGYAIARRRDKQWTIIISRNLQKILLQYCAENGIHNGIIFSGRGNNKIIDRGYICRQLKVFGSMVHIDECKLTTRGLRLYFSRTFLESEKDVMELNELLGNKIYSSHQLLPSRSIEEKSRALSRLEL